One Parafrankia discariae genomic window carries:
- the hypF gene encoding carbamoyltransferase HypF, whose translation MSGQVANDAEGVHIALDGAAPDIAAFLAALREEAPLLAQIDSVDVSGGPAPPGAGPVAPGFRIAPSDPARGGAGPRTRVCADSATCADCLAELADPADRRYRYPFINCTNCGPRFTIIRDVPYDRPATTMAGFRMCARCRAEYEDPADRRFHAQPVCCPDCGPTLSFQPTACAPTVFESAVFEPPGAAAPASAGPLERAAGLLRAGGILAVKGLGGYHLAVLAADESAVAALRRRKHRDAKPFAVMVRDLATVEEMCCLDPTARVLLTGRRRPIVLVERCRRAGRVAPSVAPGTETLGLMLPYTPLHHLLLGLLPGPIVLTSGNISDEPIVYRDDEAFAALRPVADGFLTHDRAIHTRLDDSVARSVRGRETLVRRSRGYAPEPLALPWDVHRPVLACGAELKNTVCLAAGRRAYLSGHIGDLENHETLRSFVGGIDHLRRLFDISPELVAHDLHPEYLSTKWALEQDLPVVGVQHHHAHIASCLADNGQPGPVLGVAFDGLGYGPDGTLWGGEFLWADLAGFTRLAHLAPVPMPGGAAAVRAPWRMAAAHLLAAGVDDQERLAVARRNADRWAAVTALAGAGTAPSPVGAPLTSSVGRLFDAVAALVGVRDTITYEGQAAVELERIAAPGDYGRYPASIPAPGAGLLSPGGGAVPPGGGAGPPSEGGAMPSEGGAGPSGGGLRLPGADLIRGVVDDLRERVDPAVIAARFHSTLAGLTVDTCVALYDRLPAAPSGPGIPGLPAGTAGTAGTVALSGGVFGNLRLLGEIVDGLVDRGFTVLTHSRVPCNDGGISLGQAVVANARGQRRT comes from the coding sequence CTGAGCGGCCAGGTCGCCAACGACGCTGAGGGCGTCCACATCGCGCTGGACGGCGCCGCCCCGGACATCGCCGCGTTCCTGGCCGCGCTGCGCGAGGAGGCGCCGCTGCTCGCCCAGATCGACAGCGTGGACGTCTCCGGCGGTCCCGCGCCGCCCGGAGCCGGGCCGGTGGCGCCGGGGTTCCGGATCGCCCCCAGCGACCCGGCCCGCGGCGGAGCCGGGCCGCGGACGCGGGTCTGCGCGGACAGCGCCACCTGCGCGGACTGCCTGGCCGAGCTCGCCGACCCGGCCGACCGGCGCTACCGCTACCCGTTCATCAACTGCACCAACTGCGGCCCCCGGTTCACGATCATCCGGGACGTCCCCTACGACCGGCCGGCCACGACGATGGCGGGGTTCCGGATGTGCGCGCGCTGCCGGGCGGAGTACGAGGACCCGGCCGACCGCCGCTTCCACGCCCAGCCGGTGTGCTGCCCGGACTGCGGCCCCACCCTCAGCTTCCAGCCCACCGCCTGCGCGCCCACCGTGTTCGAGTCCGCCGTGTTCGAGCCCCCCGGCGCCGCGGCGCCGGCGTCCGCCGGGCCGCTGGAGCGGGCCGCGGGGCTGCTGCGGGCCGGCGGGATCCTCGCGGTGAAGGGACTGGGCGGCTACCACCTGGCCGTGCTCGCCGCGGACGAGTCCGCGGTGGCGGCCCTGCGCCGGCGCAAGCACCGGGACGCCAAGCCGTTCGCCGTCATGGTGCGCGACCTGGCGACCGTCGAGGAGATGTGCTGCCTCGACCCCACCGCCCGCGTCCTGCTCACCGGACGGCGCCGGCCGATCGTCCTGGTCGAGCGCTGTCGGCGCGCCGGGCGGGTCGCCCCGTCGGTGGCACCGGGCACCGAGACGCTCGGCCTGATGCTGCCCTACACGCCGCTGCATCACCTCCTGCTCGGCCTGCTGCCCGGTCCGATCGTGCTGACCAGCGGCAACATCTCCGACGAGCCGATCGTGTACCGCGACGACGAGGCGTTCGCCGCGCTGCGCCCGGTCGCGGACGGCTTCCTCACCCACGACCGCGCCATCCACACCAGGCTCGACGACTCGGTGGCCCGGTCGGTGCGCGGCCGGGAGACCCTCGTGCGCCGCTCCCGCGGCTACGCCCCGGAACCGCTGGCGCTGCCCTGGGACGTCCACCGGCCGGTGCTGGCCTGCGGGGCCGAGCTGAAGAACACCGTGTGCCTGGCGGCGGGGCGGCGGGCGTACCTGTCCGGCCACATCGGGGACCTGGAGAACCACGAGACGCTGCGGTCGTTCGTCGGCGGGATCGACCATCTGCGCCGGCTGTTCGACATCTCGCCCGAGTTGGTCGCGCACGACCTGCACCCGGAGTACCTGTCCACGAAGTGGGCGCTGGAGCAGGACCTGCCGGTCGTCGGCGTGCAGCACCACCACGCGCACATCGCCTCCTGCCTGGCGGACAACGGCCAGCCCGGCCCGGTGCTCGGTGTCGCCTTCGACGGCCTCGGCTACGGCCCGGACGGCACCCTGTGGGGCGGCGAGTTCCTGTGGGCCGACCTGGCCGGCTTCACCCGGCTCGCGCATCTCGCGCCCGTCCCGATGCCCGGGGGCGCGGCCGCGGTCCGGGCCCCGTGGCGGATGGCCGCCGCCCACCTGCTCGCCGCCGGCGTCGACGACCAGGAGCGCCTCGCGGTCGCCCGCCGCAACGCCGACCGCTGGGCCGCGGTCACCGCCCTGGCCGGCGCCGGTACCGCCCCGTCCCCGGTGGGCGCCCCGCTGACCAGCAGCGTCGGACGGCTCTTCGACGCGGTCGCCGCCCTCGTCGGCGTCCGGGACACGATCACTTACGAGGGCCAGGCCGCCGTCGAGCTGGAGCGGATCGCCGCCCCCGGCGACTACGGCCGCTACCCGGCGAGCATCCCGGCGCCGGGCGCCGGCCTTCTGTCGCCGGGCGGCGGTGCTGTGCCGCCAGGCGGTGGTGCCGGGCCGCCGTCCGAGGGTGGTGCCATGCCGTCCGAGGGTGGTGCTGGGCCGTCAGGGGGCGGGCTGCGACTGCCGGGGGCCGATCTCATCCGTGGCGTCGTGGACGACCTGCGTGAGCGCGTCGACCCCGCGGTGATCGCCGCCCGCTTCCACAGCACGCTGGCCGGGCTCACCGTCGACACCTGCGTCGCCCTGTACGACCGACTCCCCGCGGCGCCGAGCGGCCCGGGCATTCCGGGGCTCCCGGCGGGAACGGCGGGAACGGCGGGAACGGTGGCGCTCTCCGGCGGGGTCTTCGGCAACCTGCGGCTGCTCGGTGAGATCGTGGACGGGCTGGTCGACCGGGGCTTCACCGTCCTGACCCACTCCCGGGTGCCCTGCAACGACGGCGGGATCAGCCTCGGTCAGGCGGTGGTCGCGAACGCCCGCGGCCAGCGGCGCACCTGA
- a CDS encoding YhjD/YihY/BrkB family envelope integrity protein produces MALGARLDRAQQSRPRIAFPLAVIYKFAEDQGGYLAALIAFYGFLSLFPLLLLLTTGLGFVLAGHPDLQEQVVSSALSQFPIIGDQLRSDVQALRGSAAAVAIGVAGSIWGSLGVARAIGNALDTVWAVPRRSRPNPFFARVRSFGLIGLLGLGVVLTTLLSAITTRAGDLGTGLGIGAQILAVVLGIAGNTGLILVAFRLLTVKSVSFGQILPGATLAALGWQLLQSAGTYLLQYQLQGRTQVYGLFALVLGLVTWLYLLSAVIVFAMEINTVRAGRLYPRALLTPFVDDVVLTDSDRRVYTAYAQAEQFKSFQQVDVSFDAAPADPADPADPADPAGDGPATAADGAAAGGAVDQDRPMELTHAMRTTGTCRRFRPDPVPDDVLVAAFDAARFGPQGGNRQPVRFVVVRDPERRRVLADLYLARWQPYLDERGIGTPTEADHFARTLADVPVLVVVCAKLTALHPTDTELDRLSIVGGASVYPIVQNLCLALRGAGVATALTTLLVADEPKIAELLDIPDGYATAAHLAVGYPERGFPSSLRRRPVEELVFGDAFGRPLGETVGETGRVGESG; encoded by the coding sequence ATCTACAAGTTCGCGGAGGACCAGGGCGGCTACTTGGCCGCACTGATCGCGTTCTACGGATTCCTCTCCCTGTTCCCGCTGCTCCTGCTGCTCACGACCGGCCTCGGGTTCGTCCTCGCCGGGCACCCCGACCTCCAGGAGCAGGTGGTCAGCTCCGCGCTCAGCCAGTTCCCGATCATCGGTGACCAGCTTCGCAGCGACGTCCAGGCGCTGCGCGGGAGCGCCGCGGCGGTGGCGATCGGGGTGGCCGGCAGCATCTGGGGCAGCCTGGGGGTGGCCCGCGCGATCGGGAACGCGCTGGACACGGTCTGGGCGGTGCCGCGGCGCTCCCGGCCGAACCCGTTCTTCGCCCGGGTGCGCAGCTTCGGCCTCATCGGCCTGCTCGGGCTCGGTGTGGTGCTGACGACGCTGCTGTCGGCCATCACCACCCGGGCCGGCGACCTGGGTACCGGCCTCGGCATCGGGGCGCAGATCCTCGCGGTGGTGCTGGGTATCGCCGGGAACACCGGGCTGATCCTGGTCGCCTTCCGGCTGCTGACGGTCAAGTCGGTGTCGTTCGGCCAGATCCTGCCCGGGGCCACGCTCGCCGCCCTGGGCTGGCAGCTGCTCCAGTCGGCCGGCACCTACCTCCTCCAGTACCAGCTGCAGGGACGTACGCAGGTGTACGGCCTGTTCGCGTTGGTGCTGGGCCTCGTCACCTGGTTGTATCTCCTCTCCGCGGTGATCGTGTTCGCGATGGAGATCAACACGGTGCGCGCCGGTCGGCTCTACCCCCGGGCGCTGCTCACCCCGTTCGTGGACGATGTCGTCCTCACCGACTCCGACCGGCGGGTGTACACCGCGTACGCCCAGGCGGAGCAGTTCAAGAGCTTCCAGCAGGTCGACGTCTCCTTCGACGCCGCCCCCGCCGATCCCGCCGATCCCGCCGATCCCGCCGATCCCGCCGGCGATGGTCCCGCCACCGCCGCTGACGGCGCTGCCGCCGGCGGCGCCGTCGACCAGGATCGACCCATGGAGCTGACACACGCGATGCGCACGACGGGCACCTGCCGGCGGTTCCGGCCCGACCCGGTGCCCGACGACGTCCTCGTCGCCGCGTTCGACGCGGCCCGGTTCGGCCCGCAGGGCGGGAACCGGCAGCCGGTCCGGTTCGTGGTGGTCCGCGACCCGGAGCGCCGGCGGGTGCTCGCCGACCTCTACCTGGCCCGCTGGCAGCCCTACCTCGACGAGCGCGGGATCGGTACGCCGACCGAGGCCGACCATTTCGCGCGCACCCTGGCGGACGTCCCGGTGCTGGTCGTGGTGTGCGCGAAGCTCACGGCGCTGCATCCCACCGACACCGAGCTCGACCGGCTGAGCATCGTCGGCGGGGCGTCGGTCTACCCGATCGTGCAGAACCTCTGCCTCGCGCTGCGCGGCGCCGGGGTGGCCACCGCGCTGACGACGCTGCTGGTCGCCGACGAGCCGAAGATCGCCGAGCTGCTCGACATCCCGGACGGCTACGCCACCGCCGCGCACCTCGCGGTGGGCTATCCCGAGCGTGGTTTCCCGAGCAGCCTGCGGCGCCGTCCGGTCGAGGAACTCGTCTTCGGGGACGCCTTCGGCCGTCCGCTGGGCGAGACCGTGGGTGAGACCGGACGAGTGGGCGAGTCCGGCTGA
- a CDS encoding acylphosphatase, translated as MTREQVEVEVTGIVQGVGFRPFRLRAGHPARSERPGRQRR; from the coding sequence ATGACGCGAGAGCAGGTCGAGGTCGAGGTGACCGGAATCGTGCAGGGCGTCGGTTTCCGGCCCTTTCGTCTACGGGCTGGCCACCCGGCTCGGTCTGAGCGGCCAGGTCGCCAACGACGCTGA